A stretch of the Malus domestica chromosome 08, GDT2T_hap1 genome encodes the following:
- the LOC139197987 gene encoding 3-hydroxy-3-methylglutaryl-coenzyme A reductase 2-like produces the protein MSDVCGETVVQLPVLLSNEEIIPGCFLHLYLQILSTLCDFTTQPLTEGDEEVIKSVVAGTIPSYSLELKLGGGKRVAVIRHEALQRITGKSLTGLPFEILVGIVGPLMLDSREFSVSMVTTKGCLVASTNHGCKTINLPGRATSVLLRDGMTRAPCVRFNSAKRVAELKFYVEDPKEKHKQGFH, from the exons ATGAGTGATGTTTGCGGCGAGACGGTTGTTCAGTTGCCggtgttgctctctaatgaag AGATTATCCCGGGATGCTTTCTTCACCTCTACCTCCAAATTCTCTCAACTCTCTGCGATTTCACCACCCAGCCGTTGACGGAGGGAGATGAGGAGGTGATCAAGTCCGTCGTGGCGGGGACCATCCCTTCGTACTCTCTGGAGTTAAAGCTCGGAGGTGGCAAGAGGGTGGCAGTTATCAGGCACGAGGCGCTGCAGAGGATTACAGGGAAGTCTCTCACTGGTCTGCCATTTGAG ATTCTTGTTGGGATTGTCGGGCCTCTTATGCTCGACAGCAGAGAGTTCTCTGTGTCAATGGTCACCACCAAAGGTTGCTTGGTTGCCAGCACCAACCATGGCTGCAAGACTATCAACTTGCCCGGCAGAGCCACCAGTGTGTTGCTGAGAGATGGGATGACCAGAGCGCCTTGTGTGAGGTTCAACTCTGCTAAGAGAGTTGCCGAGTTGAAGTTCTACGTGGAAGACCCcaaagaaaaacataaacaagGCTTTCATTGA